A part of Aegilops tauschii subsp. strangulata cultivar AL8/78 chromosome 2, Aet v6.0, whole genome shotgun sequence genomic DNA contains:
- the LOC120974256 gene encoding uncharacterized protein: MGNDFWSSILRLINYFEPLAFVLRRVDGDLENAKKEIAVRFDGNAKKYGFIWDIIDERWNDKLKTPLHKAGYYLNPFFYYENDMIVAQLNMYSNGTDSFGSAMAIRQRKSTTITPANWWATHGTDAKELRKMAIKILNLTCSSSARERNWSAFERVHTKKRTRLTQKRLNSLVYVMFNKRLQWKYAQRKRDPLAVKFVDDEPPNEWIEGEVSVEGQQQDELAQAGVNEKKRALSKGSSSKSKRARTMEAEEESSDCEEEDDTAMQSMDDSSSDDGENEDNFLDDD, from the exons ATGGGCAACGATTTTTGGTCATCAATTTTGAGACTTATAAACTATTTTGAGCCACTAGCATTTGTACTTAGAAGGGTGGATGGAGATCTTGAAAATGCAAAAAAGGAAATTGCTGTCCGTTTTGATGGAAATGCAAAGAAATATGGTTTTATTTGGGATATTATTGATGAAAGGTGGAACGACAAACTCAAGACTCCATTGCATAAAGCCGGATACTACTTGAATCCATTCTTTTATTATGAGAAC GATATGATTGTTGCCCAGCTTAATATGTACAGTAATGGCACTGATTCTTTTGGCTCTGCAATGGCAATTCGACAAAGAAAAAGTACAACTATCACCCCAG CAAATTGGTGGGCAACACATGGCACTGATGCAAAGGAATTAAGAAAGATGGCTATCAAGATTCTAAATTTGACGTGTAGCTCATCTGCACGTGAAAGGAACTGGAGTGCATTTGAGAGG GTCCATACCAAGAAAAGGACGAGATTAACACAAAAGAGATTGAATTCTCTTGTCTATGTCATGTTTAACAAAAGGCTTCAGTGGAAGTATGCTCAAAGGAAGAGAGACCCATTAGCTGTAAAATTTGTTGATGATGAACCACCGAATGAGTGGATTGAAGGGGAGGTGAGTGTTGAAGGGCAGCAGCAAGATGAACTGGCTCAGGCTGGCGTAAATGAGAAGAAAAGAGCACTGAGCAAAGGTTCGTCAAGCAAGTCAAAGAGAGCCCGCACCATGGAGGCGGAAGAAGAGTCTTCTGACTGTGAAGAGGAAGATGATACAGCCATGCAGTCAATGGACGATTCTTCAAGTGATGATGGAGAGAATGAGGACAATTTCCTTGACGATGACTAA